Proteins from one Desulfonema limicola genomic window:
- a CDS encoding TRAP transporter substrate-binding protein: MKYRIGKILTGFLIILALLFAAAAIPAAVAAGPVKLSYANFPPAPTFPCVQMERWKTEVEKRTNNRVSVNTFPGGTLLDAKNMMDGVISGQADIGCLCMAYQPGRFILTNGTSLPLGIPSAKTGSLILWDLYKKYKPKSFDKVKVLTMFTTAPANIMSKKPVRTLEDIKGMDLRASGGAAQILKAWGANQVGMPMSSTPEALQKGVVQGLFSSLEVMMDLKFAELCKYVTMTDTVIYPFAVVINMDAWNALPDDVKQIMDDLGTEQAQWTGDYMDKHVNASMQWSKKEYQVEFITLPGPEKEKWDSLLQPIIDQWIKDAVDKGFPGEAIVEDIKILTKKHSM, encoded by the coding sequence ATGAAATATAGAATAGGAAAAATTCTAACAGGCTTTTTGATAATACTGGCATTGCTGTTTGCAGCAGCAGCCATACCAGCAGCAGTTGCAGCAGGTCCCGTGAAACTCAGTTATGCCAATTTTCCGCCGGCACCTACATTTCCATGCGTTCAAATGGAAAGATGGAAAACAGAAGTGGAAAAACGCACAAATAACAGGGTATCTGTAAACACCTTTCCAGGAGGCACCCTTCTGGATGCAAAAAATATGATGGACGGGGTTATCTCAGGCCAGGCAGACATAGGATGTCTTTGTATGGCATATCAGCCTGGACGATTTATATTAACCAATGGAACCAGCCTTCCTCTGGGAATTCCCAGCGCAAAGACCGGCAGCCTGATTTTATGGGATTTATATAAAAAATATAAACCCAAATCCTTTGACAAGGTAAAGGTATTGACCATGTTCACCACGGCTCCTGCAAATATAATGTCAAAAAAACCAGTACGCACCCTTGAAGATATAAAAGGGATGGATTTGAGAGCATCAGGAGGAGCAGCCCAGATTTTAAAAGCCTGGGGAGCCAATCAGGTTGGTATGCCCATGTCATCAACCCCTGAAGCATTGCAAAAAGGAGTTGTACAGGGTCTTTTTTCCTCGCTTGAGGTTATGATGGATCTGAAATTTGCAGAGCTGTGCAAATATGTTACAATGACAGATACAGTAATATACCCCTTTGCCGTGGTAATAAACATGGATGCATGGAATGCACTGCCTGATGATGTCAAGCAGATAATGGATGACCTGGGGACTGAACAGGCGCAATGGACAGGAGATTACATGGATAAACATGTAAATGCATCTATGCAGTGGTCTAAAAAAGAATATCAGGTAGAATTTATAACACTGCCTGGACCAGAAAAAGAAAAATGGGACAGCCTGCTCCAGCCTATTATAGATCAATGGATTAAAGATGCTGTGGATAAAGGCTTTCCCGGGGAAGCCATTGTTGAGGATATAAAAATTCTTACTAAAAAACATTCCATGTAA
- a CDS encoding sulfide-dependent adenosine diphosphate thiazole synthase — protein sequence MELNEIVITRAIIDRYYEKLISSLENDVAIVGGGPSGLVAGYYLAKAGKKVVMYERKLSIGGGMWGGGMMFNEIVVQEAAIHILEEFGVCIKKYQDGYYTADSVEAISTLTSKSVQAGLGIFNCMSVEDVIMRTDRVTGLVLNWSAVEMSGLHIDPLAVRADFIIDATGHATEVVKVVHKKVPGQLQTSTGKIEGEKSMWSDKAETLTLENTREVFPGLYVAGMAANATFGGPRMGPIFGGMLLSGEKVAKDLLERI from the coding sequence ATGGAATTAAATGAGATTGTTATAACAAGAGCAATTATTGACCGTTATTATGAGAAGCTTATATCCAGCCTTGAAAATGATGTGGCGATAGTGGGAGGCGGGCCTTCAGGACTGGTTGCAGGTTATTATCTTGCAAAAGCTGGCAAAAAGGTTGTCATGTATGAGCGTAAACTGAGCATAGGCGGGGGCATGTGGGGCGGAGGCATGATGTTTAACGAGATTGTTGTCCAGGAAGCTGCCATACATATTCTTGAGGAGTTCGGGGTTTGTATTAAAAAATATCAGGATGGATATTATACAGCAGATTCTGTTGAAGCCATATCAACCCTTACTTCCAAATCTGTCCAGGCAGGGCTGGGTATCTTTAACTGCATGAGTGTGGAAGATGTCATAATGCGCACAGACAGGGTTACAGGGCTTGTATTGAACTGGTCTGCTGTTGAAATGTCAGGGCTTCATATTGATCCCCTTGCAGTAAGAGCAGATTTTATTATTGATGCAACAGGCCATGCAACAGAAGTGGTTAAGGTTGTTCATAAAAAAGTTCCAGGACAGCTTCAGACATCTACAGGAAAAATAGAAGGTGAAAAATCCATGTGGTCAGATAAAGCTGAAACCCTTACCCTTGAGAATACACGCGAGGTTTTCCCTGGACTTTATGTAGCAGGCATGGCAGCAAATGCCACCTTTGGAGGCCCG
- a CDS encoding 2-oxoacid:acceptor oxidoreductase family protein: MNSLVQQQIVISGVGGQGVLFVTRLLAEAAIKKGCRVFTSETHGMAQRGGTVLSHLKAGEFTSPLIRSFKADGILALKSENMIQHSSFLKPGAWAVINSPKPFASNASASFIDADRLAEKISSPKSVNLILLGFALAKVPDMFCTFEDIKLVVEDQLKDKKELLKSSLKAVETGYEQ, from the coding sequence ATGAACAGCTTGGTTCAGCAGCAGATAGTAATAAGCGGTGTGGGAGGGCAGGGAGTTCTTTTTGTTACCAGACTCCTGGCAGAAGCAGCCATTAAAAAAGGCTGCAGGGTTTTTACATCCGAAACCCACGGCATGGCACAGCGGGGCGGAACTGTTTTGTCCCATCTTAAAGCAGGGGAATTTACCAGCCCCCTTATCCGCTCCTTTAAAGCAGACGGTATCCTTGCCTTAAAATCTGAAAATATGATCCAGCACAGCTCTTTTCTAAAGCCGGGAGCATGGGCAGTGATCAACAGTCCCAAACCTTTTGCCTCCAATGCCTCTGCCTCATTTATTGATGCAGACCGGCTTGCAGAAAAGATAAGCAGTCCAAAATCCGTAAACCTTATCCTGCTTGGATTTGCGCTGGCAAAGGTTCCAGATATGTTTTGCACATTTGAAGATATTAAATTAGTCGTTGAAGATCAGCTTAAAGATAAAAAAGAATTATTAAAATCCTCTCTTAAAGCTGTTGAAACAGGATATGAACAATAA